A section of the Burkholderia mallei ATCC 23344 genome encodes:
- a CDS encoding rhodanese-like domain-containing protein: MSTLEQLYAQADTRRAQGNLNYAGALSPAEAFELLQLDPNARLVDVRTRAELDWVGRPLVGDGQYAHVEWSRYPGGVPNVEFIDQLRTLAQPDQPILFLCRSAARSKLAAVAAAQAGFTKAFDLLEGFEGAKDAQGHRKTVEGWCHRGLPWIGA, encoded by the coding sequence ATGAGTACGCTTGAACAGCTTTACGCGCAAGCCGACACGCGCCGCGCGCAAGGCAACCTGAACTACGCGGGCGCGCTCTCGCCCGCCGAGGCCTTCGAGTTGCTGCAGCTCGATCCGAACGCGCGCCTCGTCGACGTGCGTACCCGCGCGGAACTCGACTGGGTCGGCCGCCCGCTCGTCGGCGACGGCCAGTACGCGCATGTCGAATGGAGCCGCTACCCGGGCGGCGTGCCGAACGTGGAATTCATCGACCAGTTGCGCACGCTCGCGCAGCCCGATCAGCCGATCCTGTTCCTCTGCCGCAGCGCCGCGCGCTCGAAGCTCGCCGCGGTCGCCGCCGCGCAGGCCGGCTTCACGAAGGCGTTCGATCTGCTCGAAGGATTCGAGGGCGCGAAGGACGCGCAAGGACACCGCAAGACCGTGGAAGGCTGGTGCCACCGCGGCCTGCCCTGGATCGGCGCTTGA
- a CDS encoding sterol desaturase family protein codes for MLHVIAAALDGFVSDLQTWLYVDIVQPLLFKVGLMDYDEDTYDALYWVIVGALQVVAMYVLLRPLEALRPVERWESRREARVDVIYTLIAKLGIFSLFFFFAMQPLFDSVQAWLRLHGIANVNLDYLWPGVTSRPIVAFAIYLIVLDFAGYWYHRWQHRIGIWWELHAVHHSQRQMSLWCDDRNHLLDDVLQACFFAAIALVIGVSPSQFVVLTAVTNFMQSVQHANARLPFGRLAERLVVSPTFHRRHHAVGYGHEGTKYGCNFGVLFPWWDMLFRTASWNRTPEPTGIREQYEGVSYGDGFWAQHGLAFVRIARRLAPGKRRDVASA; via the coding sequence ATGCTGCACGTGATCGCCGCCGCGCTCGACGGCTTCGTGTCCGATCTGCAGACCTGGCTGTACGTCGACATCGTGCAGCCGCTGCTGTTCAAGGTCGGCCTGATGGACTACGACGAGGACACGTACGACGCGCTCTACTGGGTGATCGTCGGCGCGCTGCAAGTCGTCGCGATGTACGTGCTGCTGCGCCCGCTCGAGGCACTGCGGCCCGTCGAGCGCTGGGAGAGCCGCCGCGAGGCGCGCGTCGACGTGATCTACACGCTGATCGCGAAGCTCGGCATCTTCAGCCTGTTCTTCTTCTTCGCGATGCAGCCGCTGTTCGACAGCGTCCAGGCATGGCTGCGCCTGCACGGGATCGCGAACGTCAATCTCGATTACCTGTGGCCGGGCGTCACCTCCAGGCCGATCGTCGCGTTCGCGATCTATCTGATCGTGCTCGATTTCGCCGGCTACTGGTATCACCGCTGGCAGCACCGGATCGGCATCTGGTGGGAACTGCACGCGGTGCATCACAGCCAGCGCCAGATGTCGCTCTGGTGCGACGACCGCAACCACCTGCTCGACGATGTGCTGCAGGCGTGCTTCTTCGCGGCGATCGCGCTCGTGATCGGCGTGTCGCCGTCGCAGTTCGTCGTGCTGACCGCGGTCACGAACTTCATGCAGAGCGTTCAGCACGCGAACGCGCGGCTGCCGTTCGGCCGGCTCGCCGAGCGCCTCGTCGTCAGCCCGACGTTCCATCGCCGCCATCACGCGGTCGGCTACGGCCACGAGGGCACGAAGTACGGCTGCAACTTCGGCGTGCTGTTCCCGTGGTGGGACATGCTGTTTCGCACCGCATCGTGGAACCGCACGCCCGAGCCGACCGGCATCCGCGAGCAATACGAGGGCGTGTCGTACGGCGACGGCTTCTGGGCGCAGCACGGGCTCGCGTTCGTGCGGATCGCGCGGCGGCTCGCGCCGGGCAAGCGGCGCGACGTGGCGTCGGCGTAA
- a CDS encoding EI24 domain-containing protein has product MNDLLRSFGRALASALHPRMLWLTFLPFIVSAVVWGVLLWFSWQPLVDAARAALDGFALTALLYKFFNAIGASQLHAVVAPFVVVSLAIPLIVLTVLLLIATLSMPAVVSHLSKRQFASLEMKRGGSLVGSVFNSLWAAFASIALLIVTVPLWLIPPFFALLPPVIWGWLTYRVMTYDALALHASAGERRALVRKHRWPLFGIGVASGLLGTVPTFIWVSSIWMMVLFPFVAAAMIWVYAFILVFSALWFGFYCLRALQDERAAAANAISTDSTRQA; this is encoded by the coding sequence ATGAACGACCTGCTGCGCTCCTTCGGCCGGGCGCTCGCGAGTGCGCTGCACCCGCGGATGCTCTGGCTCACCTTCCTGCCGTTCATCGTCTCCGCGGTGGTCTGGGGCGTCCTGCTCTGGTTCTCGTGGCAGCCGCTCGTCGACGCCGCGCGCGCCGCGCTCGACGGCTTCGCGCTGACGGCGCTCCTCTACAAGTTCTTCAACGCGATCGGCGCGTCGCAACTGCACGCGGTCGTCGCGCCGTTCGTCGTCGTGTCGCTCGCGATTCCGCTCATCGTGCTGACGGTGCTGCTGCTGATCGCGACGCTGTCGATGCCCGCGGTCGTCTCGCATCTGTCGAAGCGTCAGTTCGCGTCGCTCGAGATGAAGCGCGGCGGCAGCCTGGTCGGCAGCGTGTTCAATTCGCTGTGGGCCGCGTTCGCGAGCATCGCGCTGCTGATCGTGACGGTGCCGCTGTGGCTGATTCCGCCGTTCTTCGCGCTGCTGCCGCCCGTGATCTGGGGCTGGCTCACGTACCGCGTGATGACCTACGACGCGCTCGCGCTGCACGCGAGCGCCGGCGAGCGCCGCGCGCTCGTGCGCAAGCACCGCTGGCCGCTGTTCGGCATCGGCGTCGCGAGCGGGCTGCTCGGCACGGTGCCGACCTTCATCTGGGTGTCGTCGATCTGGATGATGGTGCTGTTTCCGTTCGTCGCCGCCGCGATGATCTGGGTCTACGCGTTCATTCTGGTGTTCTCGGCGCTGTGGTTCGGTTTCTATTGCCTGCGCGCGCTGCAGGACGAGCGCGCGGCCGCCGCGAACGCGATTTCCACCGATTCGACGAGGCAAGCATGA
- a CDS encoding competence/damage-inducible protein A translates to MTIGIIIIGDEILSGRRQDKHLAKAIELLAARGLALGWAEYVGDDPARITATLARTFASGDIVFSTGGIGATPDDHTRQCAAAALGVPLELHPQARALIEERIRETHADPAKPVDPDSPENRHRLNMGVFPRGATIIPNGYNRIPGFSCGDHHFVPGFPVMAWPMIEWVLDTKYAHLHHASPHAERSLYVFELPESTLTPLMEKIERDFPGVRVFSLPSVGDAEKGGIYARRHIDLGVKGEPEAVAAAFVKLREGVHLLGGDIVEPAEPQHG, encoded by the coding sequence ATGACCATCGGCATCATCATCATCGGCGACGAGATCCTGTCCGGCCGCCGCCAGGACAAGCACCTCGCCAAGGCGATCGAGCTCCTCGCCGCGCGCGGGCTCGCGCTCGGCTGGGCCGAATACGTCGGCGACGATCCCGCGCGGATCACGGCGACGCTCGCGCGCACGTTCGCCTCGGGCGACATCGTGTTCTCGACGGGCGGCATCGGCGCGACGCCCGACGACCACACGCGTCAGTGCGCGGCCGCCGCGCTCGGCGTGCCGCTCGAACTGCATCCGCAGGCGAGAGCGCTGATCGAGGAGCGGATTCGCGAGACGCACGCCGATCCGGCGAAACCCGTCGATCCCGATTCGCCCGAAAACCGCCATCGGCTGAACATGGGCGTGTTCCCACGCGGCGCGACGATCATCCCGAACGGCTACAACCGGATTCCGGGCTTTTCGTGCGGCGATCATCACTTCGTGCCGGGTTTTCCGGTGATGGCTTGGCCGATGATCGAATGGGTGCTCGACACGAAGTACGCGCACCTGCACCACGCGAGCCCGCACGCGGAGCGCTCGCTCTATGTGTTCGAACTGCCCGAATCGACGCTGACGCCGCTGATGGAGAAGATCGAGCGGGATTTTCCGGGCGTGCGGGTGTTCAGCCTGCCGAGCGTCGGCGACGCGGAAAAGGGCGGCATCTATGCGCGCCGGCACATCGATCTCGGCGTGAAGGGCGAGCCGGAAGCGGTCGCGGCCGCGTTCGTGAAGCTGCGCGAGGGCGTGCACTTGCTCGGCGGGGACATCGTCGAGCCGGCCGAGCCGCAGCACGGCTGA